The Equus przewalskii isolate Varuska chromosome 5, EquPr2, whole genome shotgun sequence genome window below encodes:
- the MFAP5 gene encoding microfibrillar-associated protein 5 isoform X1 produces the protein MLLSGPKALLFLTALIIPCDWTPLGVNGQRGDDVTQVTQETFTEDPNLVNDPSTDETVLADITPSTDDLASPNDKNATAECRDEKFACTRLYSVHRPVKQCVHQLCFTSLRRMYIINNEICSRLVCKEHEAMKDELCRQMAGLPPRRLRRSNYFRLPPCDNVNLQRPSGL, from the exons ATGCTGCTCTCAGGACCCAAGGCGCTGCTGTTTCTCACTGCACTCATCATCCCCTGCG ACTGGACACCCCTAGGGGTCAATGGTCAACGAGGAG ACGATGTGACTCAAGTGACGCAAGAAACCTTCACAGAGGATCCCA ATCTGGTGAATGATCCTTCGACGGATGAAACAG TTCTGGCTGATATCACGCCTTCCACAGATGACCTGG CCTCGCCCAATGATAAAAATGCCACTGCAG AGTGCCGGGATGAGAAATTTGCTTGCACAAGACTCTATTCTGTGCATCGGCCAGTCAAGCAATGCGTTCATCAGTTATGTTTCACCAG TTTACGACGGATGTACATCATCAACAATGAGATCTGCTCCCGTCTTGTCTGTAAAGAACACGAAGCTATGAAAG ATGAACTTTGCCGTCAGATGGCTGGTCTACCCCCAAGGCGACTCCGTCGTTCCAACTACTTCCGACTTCCTCCCTGTGACAATGTGAATCTGCAGAGACCCAGTGGTCTCTGA
- the AICDA gene encoding single-stranded DNA cytosine deaminase yields MDSLLMKQRKFLYHFKNVRWAKGRHETYLCYVVKRRDSATSFSLDFGHLRNKSGCHVELLFLRYISDWDLDPGRCYRVTWFTSWSPCYDCARHVADFLRGYPNLSLRIFAARLYFCEDRKAEPEGLRRLHRAGVQIAIMTFKDYFYCWNTFVENRERTFKAWEGLHENSVRLSRQLRRILLPLYEVDDLRDAFRTLGL; encoded by the exons ATGGACAG CCTCCTGATGAAGCAGAGGAAGTTTCTTTACCACTTCAAAAATGTCCGCTGGGCTAAGGGCCGCCACGAAACCTACCTGTGCTATGTGGTGAAGCGGCGGGACAGTGCCACCTCCTTTTCACTGGACTTTGGTCACCTTCGAAACAAG tCCGGGTGCCACGTGGAATTGCTCTTCCTGCGCTACATCTCCGACTGGGACCTGGACCCTGGCCGGTGCTACCGCGTCACCTGGTTCACCTCTTGGAGCCCCTGCTACGACTGCGCCCGACACGTGGCCGACTTTCTAAGAGGGTACCCCAACCTCAGCCTGAGGATCTTCGCCGCGCGCCTCTACTTCTGCGAGGACCGCAAGGCTGAGCCCGAGGGGCTGCGGCGGCTCCACCGCGCTGGGGTCCAAATCGCAATCATGACCTTCAAAG attatttttattgctggAATACTTTTGTGGAAAATCGTGAAAGAACTTTCAAAGCTTGGGAGGGGCTGCATGAAAATTCGGTCCGACTATCCAGACAGCTTCGACGCATCCTTTTG CCCCTATATGAGGTGGATGACTTACGAGATGCATTTCGCACTTTGGGACTTTGA
- the MFAP5 gene encoding microfibrillar-associated protein 5 isoform X2 yields the protein MLLSGPKALLFLTALIIPCDWTPLGVNGQRGDDVTQVTQETFTEDPNLVNDPSTDETASPNDKNATAECRDEKFACTRLYSVHRPVKQCVHQLCFTSLRRMYIINNEICSRLVCKEHEAMKDELCRQMAGLPPRRLRRSNYFRLPPCDNVNLQRPSGL from the exons ATGCTGCTCTCAGGACCCAAGGCGCTGCTGTTTCTCACTGCACTCATCATCCCCTGCG ACTGGACACCCCTAGGGGTCAATGGTCAACGAGGAG ACGATGTGACTCAAGTGACGCAAGAAACCTTCACAGAGGATCCCA ATCTGGTGAATGATCCTTCGACGGATGAAACAG CCTCGCCCAATGATAAAAATGCCACTGCAG AGTGCCGGGATGAGAAATTTGCTTGCACAAGACTCTATTCTGTGCATCGGCCAGTCAAGCAATGCGTTCATCAGTTATGTTTCACCAG TTTACGACGGATGTACATCATCAACAATGAGATCTGCTCCCGTCTTGTCTGTAAAGAACACGAAGCTATGAAAG ATGAACTTTGCCGTCAGATGGCTGGTCTACCCCCAAGGCGACTCCGTCGTTCCAACTACTTCCGACTTCCTCCCTGTGACAATGTGAATCTGCAGAGACCCAGTGGTCTCTGA
- the MFAP5 gene encoding microfibrillar-associated protein 5 isoform X4, producing the protein MLLSGPKALLFLTALIIPCDDVTQVTQETFTEDPNLVNDPSTDETASPNDKNATAECRDEKFACTRLYSVHRPVKQCVHQLCFTSLRRMYIINNEICSRLVCKEHEAMKDELCRQMAGLPPRRLRRSNYFRLPPCDNVNLQRPSGL; encoded by the exons ATGCTGCTCTCAGGACCCAAGGCGCTGCTGTTTCTCACTGCACTCATCATCCCCTGCG ACGATGTGACTCAAGTGACGCAAGAAACCTTCACAGAGGATCCCA ATCTGGTGAATGATCCTTCGACGGATGAAACAG CCTCGCCCAATGATAAAAATGCCACTGCAG AGTGCCGGGATGAGAAATTTGCTTGCACAAGACTCTATTCTGTGCATCGGCCAGTCAAGCAATGCGTTCATCAGTTATGTTTCACCAG TTTACGACGGATGTACATCATCAACAATGAGATCTGCTCCCGTCTTGTCTGTAAAGAACACGAAGCTATGAAAG ATGAACTTTGCCGTCAGATGGCTGGTCTACCCCCAAGGCGACTCCGTCGTTCCAACTACTTCCGACTTCCTCCCTGTGACAATGTGAATCTGCAGAGACCCAGTGGTCTCTGA
- the MFAP5 gene encoding microfibrillar-associated protein 5 isoform X3 gives MLLSGPKALLFLTALIIPCDDVTQVTQETFTEDPNLVNDPSTDETVLADITPSTDDLASPNDKNATAECRDEKFACTRLYSVHRPVKQCVHQLCFTSLRRMYIINNEICSRLVCKEHEAMKDELCRQMAGLPPRRLRRSNYFRLPPCDNVNLQRPSGL, from the exons ATGCTGCTCTCAGGACCCAAGGCGCTGCTGTTTCTCACTGCACTCATCATCCCCTGCG ACGATGTGACTCAAGTGACGCAAGAAACCTTCACAGAGGATCCCA ATCTGGTGAATGATCCTTCGACGGATGAAACAG TTCTGGCTGATATCACGCCTTCCACAGATGACCTGG CCTCGCCCAATGATAAAAATGCCACTGCAG AGTGCCGGGATGAGAAATTTGCTTGCACAAGACTCTATTCTGTGCATCGGCCAGTCAAGCAATGCGTTCATCAGTTATGTTTCACCAG TTTACGACGGATGTACATCATCAACAATGAGATCTGCTCCCGTCTTGTCTGTAAAGAACACGAAGCTATGAAAG ATGAACTTTGCCGTCAGATGGCTGGTCTACCCCCAAGGCGACTCCGTCGTTCCAACTACTTCCGACTTCCTCCCTGTGACAATGTGAATCTGCAGAGACCCAGTGGTCTCTGA